One genomic window of Haloarchaeobius salinus includes the following:
- a CDS encoding (2Fe-2S)-binding protein codes for MSIEDMPHSGDRPTREISVTVNGEEVTREVEPRLKLSDFLRNECDLQGVRVGCEHGVCGACTVSLDGDTVKSCLLYAVQAEGLAVETVEGLADDGQLHPVQEAFHEEHALQCGFCTSGFVMATKSLLEENPDPDRDEVKEGLADNICRCTGYQNIYRAVDRAADKLDAVETDGGADDTATDGGER; via the coding sequence CCCGACGCGCGAGATCTCGGTCACCGTCAATGGTGAAGAAGTGACCAGGGAGGTCGAGCCACGGCTGAAGCTCTCCGACTTCCTCCGGAACGAGTGCGACCTCCAGGGGGTCCGCGTCGGCTGCGAGCACGGTGTCTGCGGTGCCTGCACCGTCTCGCTCGACGGCGACACGGTCAAGAGCTGTCTGCTGTACGCGGTCCAGGCCGAGGGCCTCGCGGTCGAGACGGTCGAGGGACTGGCCGATGACGGCCAGCTCCACCCCGTCCAGGAGGCGTTCCACGAGGAGCACGCGCTCCAGTGTGGCTTCTGCACCAGCGGGTTCGTCATGGCCACCAAATCCCTGCTCGAGGAGAACCCCGACCCCGACCGCGACGAGGTGAAGGAGGGGCTCGCGGACAACATCTGTCGCTGCACCGGCTACCAGAACATCTACCGCGCCGTCGACCGCGCCGCCGACAAGCTGGACGCCGTCGAGACCGACGGCGGGGCGGACGACACCGCGACCGACGGGGGCGAGCGGTAG